One window of Bacteroides sp. AN502(2024) genomic DNA carries:
- a CDS encoding DNA polymerase III subunit gamma/tau → MENYIVSARKYRPSTFESVVGQRALTTTLKNAIATQKLAHAYLFCGPRGVGKTTCARIFAKTINCMTPTADGEACNQCESCVAFNEQRSYNIHELDAASNNSVDDIRQLVEQVRIPPQVGKYKVYIIDEVHMLSASAFNAFLKTLEEPPRHAIFILATTEKHKILPTILSRCQIYDFNRISVEDTVNHLSYVASKEGITAEPEALNVIAMKADGGMRDALSIFDQVVSFTGGKITYKSVIDNLNVLDYEYYFRLTDCFLENKVSDALLLFNDVLNKGFDGNHFITGLSSHFRDLLVGKDPVTLPLLEVGASIRQRYQEQAQKCPLPFLYRAMKLCNECDLNYRISKNKRLLVELTLIQVAQLTTEGDDVSGGRSPKKTIKPIFTHPAAAQQPQVSSAPQAQQAPVHSSPSSVTTQAANGTTARYPQAAAAVQPGASASPGVASAVPPKGAEVVQAVREERKIPVVKMSSLGVSIKHPQHDPVTQNTAITNVPKVEQLEEDFMFNDRDLNYYWQEYAGRLPKERDALAKRMQMIHPTLLNNSTTFEVRVDNEFAAKDFTALIPELQDYLRGRLKNSKVVMTVRVSEATETVRPVGRVEKFQMMAQKNQALMQLRDEFGLELY, encoded by the coding sequence ATGGAAAACTATATTGTTTCAGCCCGTAAATATCGTCCGTCCACGTTCGAATCGGTGGTAGGACAGCGGGCATTGACTACCACGCTGAAAAATGCAATTGCTACCCAGAAACTGGCTCATGCTTATTTGTTTTGCGGACCGCGCGGGGTAGGGAAGACGACTTGCGCGCGTATCTTTGCCAAAACCATTAATTGTATGACACCAACCGCTGACGGAGAGGCTTGCAATCAGTGTGAGTCATGTGTAGCTTTTAACGAACAGCGCTCATACAATATTCATGAGCTCGATGCTGCTTCCAATAACTCGGTGGATGACATTCGTCAGTTGGTGGAACAAGTGCGTATTCCGCCACAGGTTGGTAAGTATAAGGTATATATCATCGATGAGGTGCACATGCTCTCGGCATCTGCTTTCAATGCGTTCCTGAAAACGCTGGAGGAGCCTCCCCGACATGCAATCTTTATTCTGGCTACAACGGAGAAGCATAAGATTCTTCCTACGATTCTTTCCCGTTGCCAGATTTACGACTTTAACCGGATAAGTGTGGAAGATACGGTGAATCATCTATCGTATGTCGCTTCGAAAGAAGGAATCACTGCAGAACCGGAAGCGCTGAACGTGATAGCCATGAAGGCGGACGGTGGTATGCGTGATGCTTTGTCTATCTTCGATCAGGTGGTTAGTTTCACCGGAGGAAAGATCACCTATAAGAGTGTGATTGATAATCTGAATGTGCTTGATTATGAGTATTATTTCCGTCTGACGGATTGTTTCCTCGAAAATAAGGTGAGTGATGCATTATTGCTTTTCAATGATGTATTGAATAAGGGCTTTGACGGAAATCATTTTATTACCGGATTATCGTCTCATTTCCGTGATCTGTTGGTCGGGAAAGATCCGGTGACATTGCCTTTGTTGGAAGTGGGAGCGAGCATACGCCAACGCTATCAGGAGCAGGCACAGAAATGTCCGCTGCCTTTCTTGTACCGGGCTATGAAGCTTTGTAATGAGTGTGATTTGAATTACCGCATCAGCAAAAATAAGCGTTTGCTGGTAGAACTGACCTTGATACAGGTTGCACAGCTTACCACCGAGGGGGATGACGTGAGTGGTGGGCGTAGCCCTAAGAAGACTATAAAACCTATATTCACTCACCCTGCCGCAGCACAGCAGCCGCAGGTATCTTCTGCACCACAGGCTCAGCAGGCTCCGGTTCATTCGTCTCCGTCTTCTGTTACAACACAGGCTGCTAATGGCACTACTGCCCGGTATCCGCAGGCTGCTGCGGCTGTGCAACCGGGAGCATCGGCTTCTCCCGGTGTGGCTTCAGCTGTTCCGCCAAAAGGAGCGGAAGTTGTTCAGGCTGTCAGGGAGGAACGGAAAATTCCCGTGGTGAAGATGTCGAGCTTGGGGGTATCTATCAAGCATCCGCAACATGATCCGGTAACGCAGAATACAGCTATAACGAATGTTCCTAAGGTAGAACAACTGGAAGAGGATTTTATGTTCAATGACCGGGATTTGAACTATTATTGGCAGGAGTATGCCGGTCGGTTGCCGAAAGAACGGGATGCTCTTGCAAAACGTATGCAGATGATCCATCCGACGTTGCTTAACAACTCGACGACTTTTGAAGTGCGGGTTGATAATGAGTTTGCTGCAAAGGATTTTACGGCTTTGATTCCCGAATTGCAGGATTACCTTCGCGGTAGACTGAAGAACAGCAAAGTGGTGATGACAGTGCGGGTAAGTGAGGCGACAGAAACAGTACGTCCTGTGGGGCGTGTCGAGAAATTCCAGATGATGGCTCAAAAGAATCAGGCATTGATGCAGCTGAGAGATGAGTTCGGGCTGGAATTATACTAA
- a CDS encoding septum formation initiator family protein, with protein MGKLITIWSFICRRKYLITVVTFAVIIGFLDENSLIRRFGYEREISQLKEEIEKYRADYEENTQRLNEISTNPDAIEQIAREKYLMKKPNEDIYVFED; from the coding sequence ATGGGTAAACTAATCACTATCTGGAGTTTTATATGCAGACGCAAGTATCTCATTACAGTCGTCACATTTGCTGTTATCATAGGCTTTCTGGACGAGAACAGCCTGATTCGCCGTTTCGGATACGAGCGGGAAATCAGCCAGTTAAAAGAAGAGATAGAAAAGTACCGGGCAGATTATGAAGAGAACACCCAACGTCTCAACGAAATAAGTACGAATCCGGACGCTATCGAACAGATTGCCCGTGAAAAGTATCTGATGAAGAAACCCAACGAAGATATTTACGTTTTTGAAGATTAA
- a CDS encoding OmpH family outer membrane protein: MNRMNYLMNGLAALAFIVLFSQCAGKTDNQTTSTPIQANVGLSGMKIAYVEIDTLLAKYNFCIDLNEAMVKKSENVRLTLNQKAAALDKERQEFQKKVENNAFLSQDRAQQEYNRLLKLEQDLQELNTKLQNGLLEENNKNSLQFRDSINAFLKEYNKTHGYSLIFSNTGLDNLLYADSAFNITEEIVDGLNARYSPVKK, from the coding sequence ATGAATAGAATGAACTACCTCATGAACGGTTTGGCTGCTCTTGCGTTTATCGTTTTATTTTCACAATGTGCCGGCAAAACTGACAATCAAACCACAAGTACTCCGATTCAGGCTAATGTCGGACTGTCAGGAATGAAAATTGCCTATGTTGAAATAGATACGTTGCTTGCCAAATACAATTTCTGTATAGACTTGAATGAGGCGATGGTAAAGAAGAGCGAAAATGTTCGTCTGACATTGAATCAGAAGGCTGCCGCTTTGGACAAAGAAAGACAGGAGTTCCAGAAGAAAGTTGAAAACAATGCTTTCCTGTCACAAGATAGAGCGCAGCAAGAATATAACCGTCTGTTGAAGCTGGAACAAGATTTGCAAGAGTTGAACACTAAACTCCAGAATGGTTTGCTGGAAGAGAACAACAAGAATAGCTTGCAGTTCCGCGATTCTATCAATGCTTTCCTGAAAGAATATAATAAGACTCACGGATATAGCCTGATCTTCAGCAACACAGGTCTCGATAACCTGCTTTATGCTGACAGTGCTTTCAATATTACAGAAGAGATTGTCGATGGGTTGAATGCAAGGTATTCACCTGTGAAGAAATAA
- a CDS encoding aminoacyl-histidine dipeptidase: MEKKDLKPAGVFKYFEEICQVPRPSKKEEKMIAYLKAFGAEHHLETKVDEAGNVLIKKPATPGKEHLQTVVLQSHIDMVCEKNNDVQHNFLTDPIETEIDGEWLKAKGTTLGADNGIGVATELAILADDSIEHGPLECLFTVDEETGLTGAFALQKGFMSGDILLNLDSEDEGEIFIGCAGGIDSVAEFSYKEVEVPAGYFFFKLEVKGLKGGHSGGDIHLGRGNANKILNRFLSRMAAKHDLYLCEINGGNLRNAIPREAYAICAVPEDAKHDVRTELNIFTSEVENELSVIEPDLKLVLESETPRKAAIDQDTTARLLKALYAVPHGVYAMSQDIPGLVETSTNLASVKMKPGHIIRIETSQRSSILSARNDMANTVRSAFQLAGAHVTFGEGYPGWKPNPHSAILQVAVESYKRLFGVDAKVKAIHAGLECGLFLDKYPTLDMISFGPTLTGVHSPDERMHIPTVEKFWKHLLDILAHVPAKK, translated from the coding sequence ATGGAAAAAAAAGATTTAAAGCCGGCTGGCGTATTCAAGTATTTCGAGGAAATCTGCCAAGTGCCGCGCCCTTCGAAGAAGGAAGAGAAAATGATTGCCTACCTGAAGGCATTCGGAGCAGAGCATCATCTGGAGACCAAGGTGGACGAAGCGGGCAACGTATTGATTAAAAAGCCAGCTACTCCGGGAAAAGAGCATCTTCAAACCGTTGTTCTGCAATCGCATATAGACATGGTGTGCGAGAAGAATAACGACGTTCAACACAACTTCCTCACCGATCCCATAGAAACAGAAATTGACGGTGAATGGCTGAAAGCCAAAGGCACTACCCTCGGAGCCGACAACGGTATCGGCGTAGCTACCGAGCTGGCCATTCTGGCAGACGACAGTATCGAGCATGGTCCGCTGGAATGTCTGTTTACCGTAGATGAAGAGACCGGACTTACCGGAGCTTTCGCCTTGCAAAAAGGCTTTATGAGCGGTGATATCCTCCTGAACCTCGATTCGGAAGATGAAGGAGAAATATTTATCGGATGTGCCGGAGGTATCGACTCCGTTGCAGAATTTAGTTATAAAGAAGTGGAAGTTCCCGCCGGATATTTCTTCTTCAAGTTAGAAGTGAAAGGTCTGAAAGGCGGTCACTCCGGTGGTGACATTCATTTGGGACGCGGCAATGCCAACAAAATACTGAACCGCTTCCTTTCCCGCATGGCTGCCAAACACGATCTGTACCTTTGTGAAATCAACGGAGGTAACCTGCGCAACGCTATTCCCCGCGAGGCATACGCCATCTGTGCAGTTCCCGAAGATGCCAAACACGATGTCCGCACAGAGCTGAATATCTTCACCAGCGAAGTGGAAAATGAATTATCCGTTATAGAGCCCGATTTAAAACTGGTTCTCGAATCGGAGACCCCGCGCAAAGCAGCCATCGATCAGGATACGACCGCCCGTTTGCTAAAAGCGCTGTACGCAGTTCCCCACGGTGTATATGCCATGAGCCAGGATATTCCCGGACTGGTAGAGACTTCCACCAATCTGGCATCCGTCAAGATGAAACCCGGGCATATCATCCGCATTGAAACCAGCCAGCGGAGTTCCATACTATCCGCACGCAACGATATGGCGAACACCGTTCGTTCCGCATTCCAACTGGCAGGAGCCCATGTTACCTTCGGAGAAGGCTATCCCGGCTGGAAGCCGAATCCTCATTCGGCGATCCTCCAAGTGGCTGTCGAATCTTACAAACGCTTATTCGGTGTAGATGCCAAAGTAAAAGCCATCCATGCAGGACTGGAGTGCGGTCTGTTCCTTGACAAGTACCCGACGCTGGATATGATCTCTTTCGGACCGACACTTACCGGTGTTCATTCTCCCGACGAACGGATGCATATACCTACCGTAGAGAAGTTCTGGAAACATCTGTTGGATATCTTGGCACATGTACCAGCCAAGAAATAA
- a CDS encoding endonuclease/exonuclease/phosphatase family protein, with protein MYQPRNNRQIKYHKEEYGDSRKSITAAMLFFTMILVAVSLFIPCCAIAQECHDQQAPYQEESLPFRVVSWNLENLFDTHHDSLKNDHEFLPDALRHWNYSRYKKKLADVARVIAAVGEWTPPALVGLCEVENDTVLRDLTLRSPLKELKYRYVMTDSPDWRGIDVALLYQRDLFKLLSSRSISIPPLGAYRPTRDLLHVSGLLLTGDTLDVFVCHLPSRSGGVKESEPYRLYVAQILRTEVDQILHTRSHPQVIMMGDFNDYPTNRSILKILEAEAPPVITQEPASATGPTGASTVAPSPLKLYHLLARRAKSTNFGSYKYRGEWGLLDHLIVSGTLLNQSSHFFTSEERANVCLLPFLLKDDEKYGDKEPFRTYKGGKYQGGISDHLPVYADFELTYPTN; from the coding sequence ATGTACCAGCCAAGAAATAACAGACAGATCAAATATCACAAAGAAGAGTATGGCGACAGTCGGAAAAGCATCACTGCTGCCATGCTCTTTTTTACGATGATTTTAGTGGCTGTAAGTCTCTTCATTCCCTGCTGTGCCATTGCACAAGAGTGCCACGACCAACAAGCCCCCTATCAGGAAGAAAGCCTTCCTTTCCGCGTTGTCAGCTGGAACCTGGAAAACCTGTTTGATACGCACCATGACAGTTTGAAGAACGACCATGAGTTTCTTCCCGATGCGCTGCGTCATTGGAATTATAGCAGATATAAGAAAAAGCTGGCTGATGTGGCACGTGTAATCGCAGCCGTTGGCGAATGGACCCCTCCGGCACTTGTCGGATTGTGTGAAGTGGAAAATGATACGGTGCTCCGTGATCTTACCCTTCGTTCTCCTTTAAAAGAGCTTAAGTATCGTTATGTAATGACCGATTCCCCTGATTGGAGAGGAATCGATGTAGCCCTGCTTTACCAACGGGATTTATTCAAACTGTTATCCTCCCGTTCTATCTCCATTCCTCCGTTGGGAGCATACCGCCCGACCAGAGATTTGCTGCACGTCAGCGGGCTTCTGTTGACGGGAGACACACTGGATGTATTTGTCTGCCATCTCCCAAGCCGTTCGGGTGGAGTCAAAGAATCGGAACCCTATCGTTTATACGTGGCTCAGATCTTACGTACGGAAGTCGATCAGATTCTGCATACTCGTTCTCATCCGCAAGTGATCATGATGGGAGATTTCAACGATTACCCCACGAATCGGTCCATCCTGAAAATACTGGAAGCCGAAGCACCTCCCGTTATCACCCAAGAGCCAGCCTCCGCAACCGGCCCCACCGGCGCTTCCACAGTTGCCCCTTCCCCACTAAAACTATATCATCTGCTCGCCAGAAGAGCGAAGTCAACAAACTTCGGTTCTTACAAATATCGCGGTGAATGGGGATTGCTTGACCACCTGATCGTATCGGGCACTCTATTAAATCAATCGAGCCATTTCTTCACCAGTGAAGAGAGAGCGAATGTCTGCCTTCTCCCCTTTTTACTGAAAGACGATGAGAAATATGGGGATAAAGAACCTTTCCGCACTTACAAAGGAGGGAAATATCAGGGAGGGATCAGCGATCATCTCCCCGTTTATGCAGACTTCGAACTAACGTATCCCACGAATTGA
- a CDS encoding alpha-L-fucosidase: MNKLLISLFLSVALMSGVQAQKKENHYVKHVEFPQGATLEQKVDMAARLVPTPQQYAWQQLELTAFLHFGINTFTGREWGDGKEDPALFNPVELDAEQWVRTLKEAGFKMVILTAKHHDGFCLWPTATTGHSVASSPWKNGQGDVVKELRAACDKYDMKFGVYLSPWDRNAECYGDSPRYNEFFIRQLTELLTNYGEVHEVWFDGANGEGPNGKKQVYDWDAFYQTIQRLQPKAVMAIMGDDVRWVGNEKGLGRETEWSATVLAPGIYARSQENNDRLGVFSKAEDLGSRKMLEKATELFWYPSEVDVSIRPGWFYHAEEDGKVKSLKHLADIYFQSVGYNSVLLLNIPPDRRGVIHEADVRRLNEFAAYRERVFSADKVVKGRKCWDVTSGGEKVYSLKPDAEINVVMLQEDITKGQRVEAFTLEALTGHGWKVVGKGTTIGYKRMVRFPAVKARKLRVKIDGCRSTAYVSRVAAYYAEPLQEEATKEEWNHLPRSGWKQVAASPLTIDLGKTVTLSSFTYAPAKAEAKPTMAFRYKFFVSEDGKRWKEVPTHGEFSNIMHNPLPQTVAFDRKVQARFIKLEATTPTATTAKIEMNEVGVGVAP, encoded by the coding sequence ATGAATAAACTCCTGATCTCTCTTTTTTTGTCTGTGGCTCTCATGAGCGGAGTGCAGGCGCAGAAAAAAGAAAACCATTATGTGAAGCATGTTGAATTTCCTCAAGGGGCCACTCTCGAGCAGAAAGTCGATATGGCGGCACGGCTGGTACCCACTCCGCAGCAATATGCCTGGCAACAATTGGAGCTGACCGCCTTCCTCCATTTCGGAATCAACACTTTTACCGGACGTGAGTGGGGCGATGGAAAAGAGGATCCCGCACTCTTTAACCCGGTGGAACTGGATGCTGAACAGTGGGTGCGTACGCTCAAGGAAGCCGGCTTTAAAATGGTGATTCTGACTGCCAAACATCACGATGGGTTCTGTTTGTGGCCTACGGCGACTACCGGACATTCGGTAGCCTCTTCTCCCTGGAAAAATGGACAAGGCGATGTGGTGAAGGAACTTCGGGCTGCCTGTGACAAATACGATATGAAGTTTGGAGTATATCTTTCTCCCTGGGACCGGAATGCGGAATGTTATGGAGACTCTCCCCGTTACAATGAATTTTTTATCCGGCAACTGACCGAACTGCTGACCAATTATGGCGAAGTGCATGAAGTTTGGTTCGATGGAGCGAATGGGGAAGGGCCGAACGGAAAGAAACAGGTGTATGATTGGGATGCTTTCTATCAAACCATCCAACGCCTTCAGCCCAAAGCGGTGATGGCAATTATGGGGGATGATGTCCGCTGGGTAGGCAACGAAAAAGGATTGGGACGTGAAACGGAATGGAGTGCGACTGTGCTGGCTCCCGGTATATATGCCCGTTCGCAGGAGAATAATGATCGTCTGGGAGTTTTTAGTAAAGCGGAGGATTTGGGAAGCCGTAAGATGTTGGAGAAGGCTACGGAGTTATTCTGGTATCCTTCGGAAGTGGACGTATCCATTCGTCCGGGATGGTTCTATCATGCGGAAGAAGACGGCAAAGTGAAGTCGTTGAAACATCTGGCGGATATCTATTTCCAATCGGTGGGTTATAATTCCGTTCTGTTGTTGAATATTCCTCCGGATCGTAGGGGAGTGATTCATGAAGCCGATGTGCGGCGATTGAATGAATTTGCAGCTTATCGTGAGCGGGTGTTCTCCGCCGACAAGGTGGTGAAGGGCCGAAAATGTTGGGATGTGACTTCCGGTGGTGAAAAGGTTTATTCATTGAAGCCGGATGCAGAGATAAACGTAGTGATGCTTCAGGAGGATATAACGAAAGGGCAACGGGTAGAGGCCTTTACGTTGGAAGCCCTGACTGGTCATGGCTGGAAGGTAGTTGGAAAAGGTACGACGATAGGGTATAAGCGCATGGTGCGTTTCCCGGCAGTGAAGGCCCGCAAGCTTCGTGTGAAAATAGACGGGTGCCGGTCGACTGCTTATGTGAGCCGGGTGGCAGCTTATTATGCGGAACCTTTGCAGGAAGAGGCAACGAAAGAAGAGTGGAATCATTTGCCGCGCTCCGGATGGAAACAGGTTGCTGCCTCTCCCTTAACGATTGATTTGGGGAAAACGGTCACCTTGAGCAGTTTCACGTATGCTCCTGCAAAGGCAGAGGCAAAACCGACGATGGCATTCCGTTACAAATTCTTTGTGAGTGAGGATGGTAAGAGGTGGAAAGAGGTTCCTACCCATGGGGAGTTCAGTAATATCATGCATAATCCGTTGCCGCAGACGGTTGCTTTCGACCGGAAAGTGCAGGCACGTTTTATTAAATTAGAAGCTACTACGCCAACTGCAACTACCGCAAAGATAGAAATGAATGAGGTAGGAGTGGGGGTGGCTCCCTGA
- a CDS encoding glycoside hydrolase family 2 TIM barrel-domain containing protein: MNNLKKRTFLILSAVLAATTFTLAQQQPLPEWQSQYAVGLNKLAPHTYVWPYANVADIEKPGGYEHSPFYMSLNGKWKFHWVKNPDNRPKEFYQPSYYTGGWADIHVPGNWEPQGYGTAIYVNETYEFDDKMFNFRKNPPLVPYAENEVGSYRRTFKVPADWQGRRVVLCCEGVVSFYYVWVNGKFLGYNQGSKTAAEWDITDVLNEGENVVALEVYRWSAGAYLECQDMWRLSGIERDVYLYSTPKQYIADYQLNASLEKETYKDGIFGLEVTVEGPSATASSIAYTLKDAEGKAVLQDAVRIKSRGLSSFIAFDEKKLPAVKAWSAEHPYLYTLVLELKDAQGKVTELTGCEVGFRTSEIKEGRFCINGVPVLVKGTNRHEHSQQGRTVSKELMEQDIQLMKRHNINTVRNSHYPTHPYWYQLCDRYGLYMIDEANIESHGMGYGPASLAKDSTWLTAHMDRTQRMYERSKNHPAIVIWSLGNEAGNGINFERTYDWLKSVEKTRPVQYERAELNYNTDIYCRMYRSVDDIQAYVNKKDIYRPFILCEYLHAMGNSCGGLKEYWEVFENNPMAQGGCVWDWVDQSFREIDKNGKWYWTYGGDYGPEGVPSFGNFCCNGLVGANREPHPHLLEVKKVYQNIKATLTHRKNLTIRVKNWYDFSNLNEYILNWNVTADNGKVLAEGTKTVDCEPHATVDVTLGAVKLPDTLREAYLNISWTRREASLLIDKEWEVAYDQFVLAGNKRYTGYRPQKAGETTFTVDKQTGALTSLNLDGKDLLASPLTLSLFRPVTDNDNRDRNGARLWRSAGLDHLTQKVVSLKEDKRSTTARVEILNAKAQKIGTADFVYLLDKNGALKVSTTFEPDTTIVKSMARLGVTFRVANAYDRISYLGRGENETYIDRNQSGKIGVYQTTSERMFHYYVAPQSTGNRTDVRWAKLANASGEGLFVESNRAFQFSVIPFSDVLLEKARHINELERDGLLTVHLDAEQAGVGTATCGPGVLPQYLVPLKKQSFEFTLYPVK; encoded by the coding sequence ATGAACAACTTAAAGAAACGAACTTTTTTAATCTTATCGGCCGTACTGGCTGCTACTACTTTCACTTTAGCGCAGCAACAGCCGTTGCCCGAATGGCAAAGTCAGTATGCCGTGGGACTGAACAAGCTTGCTCCTCACACCTATGTATGGCCTTACGCCAATGTGGCAGACATTGAAAAGCCGGGAGGCTATGAACACTCTCCTTTCTATATGAGCCTGAATGGGAAGTGGAAGTTTCATTGGGTGAAGAATCCCGATAACCGTCCGAAAGAGTTTTACCAACCGTCTTATTATACAGGAGGATGGGCGGACATTCACGTGCCCGGTAACTGGGAACCGCAGGGGTATGGTACGGCGATCTATGTCAACGAGACCTACGAGTTTGATGATAAAATGTTCAACTTCCGAAAGAATCCCCCGTTGGTACCTTATGCAGAGAATGAAGTCGGCTCCTACCGCCGTACTTTCAAAGTGCCTGCCGACTGGCAAGGACGCAGGGTGGTACTTTGTTGTGAAGGGGTTGTCTCTTTCTATTATGTATGGGTGAATGGAAAGTTTCTGGGATATAATCAGGGATCGAAGACAGCTGCCGAATGGGATATCACAGACGTACTGAATGAAGGCGAAAATGTGGTTGCTTTGGAGGTGTACCGCTGGAGTGCGGGTGCCTATCTGGAGTGTCAGGATATGTGGAGGTTGAGTGGCATTGAACGTGATGTGTATCTTTACAGTACCCCCAAGCAGTACATTGCAGACTATCAACTGAATGCTTCTTTGGAAAAAGAGACATACAAAGATGGTATTTTCGGCCTTGAAGTGACCGTAGAAGGACCTTCCGCTACTGCTTCTTCCATAGCTTATACGCTGAAAGATGCTGAAGGCAAAGCTGTTTTGCAGGATGCTGTCCGGATAAAATCCCGCGGATTGAGCAGTTTTATCGCATTTGACGAAAAGAAATTGCCCGCTGTAAAGGCTTGGAGCGCGGAGCATCCTTATCTTTACACATTAGTGCTCGAGCTGAAAGATGCACAAGGCAAGGTCACCGAACTGACCGGCTGTGAAGTAGGCTTCCGTACCTCGGAGATCAAAGAAGGGCGCTTCTGTATCAATGGCGTTCCGGTACTGGTGAAGGGAACCAACCGCCACGAACACTCCCAACAGGGACGTACCGTGAGCAAGGAGCTGATGGAACAGGACATCCAATTGATGAAGCGGCACAATATCAACACCGTACGTAACTCGCATTATCCCACGCATCCATACTGGTATCAACTTTGCGACCGTTACGGATTGTACATGATTGATGAGGCAAACATCGAATCTCACGGAATGGGATATGGCCCTGCTTCTCTTGCCAAGGATAGTACCTGGCTGACCGCACACATGGACCGCACCCAACGTATGTATGAACGTTCCAAAAATCACCCGGCCATCGTTATCTGGTCGTTGGGAAATGAAGCGGGGAACGGAATCAACTTCGAACGCACCTACGACTGGCTGAAATCGGTAGAGAAGACGCGTCCCGTGCAGTATGAACGTGCCGAATTGAACTATAACACAGACATTTACTGCCGCATGTACCGCAGTGTGGACGACATCCAAGCGTATGTAAACAAGAAAGACATCTATCGTCCTTTCATTCTTTGCGAATACCTCCACGCAATGGGTAACAGTTGTGGTGGACTGAAGGAATACTGGGAGGTGTTTGAAAACAATCCGATGGCACAAGGCGGCTGTGTTTGGGACTGGGTGGATCAGTCGTTCCGTGAAATAGACAAGAACGGTAAATGGTACTGGACGTATGGCGGTGATTACGGACCGGAAGGAGTTCCGAGTTTCGGCAACTTCTGTTGTAACGGTCTGGTGGGCGCCAACCGCGAACCGCACCCGCATTTGCTCGAAGTAAAGAAAGTTTATCAGAACATCAAAGCAACGCTGACCCATCGGAAGAATCTGACTATCCGTGTTAAGAACTGGTACGACTTCTCTAACTTGAACGAGTATATACTGAACTGGAATGTGACGGCAGATAATGGCAAGGTATTGGCGGAAGGTACGAAAACGGTTGACTGCGAGCCGCACGCCACCGTTGATGTGACTCTGGGTGCTGTCAAACTTCCGGATACACTCCGTGAGGCTTATCTGAATATCAGCTGGACCCGTCGGGAAGCTTCTTTACTGATAGATAAGGAGTGGGAAGTGGCATACGACCAGTTTGTGCTTGCCGGTAATAAGAGGTATACAGGCTACCGTCCGCAAAAAGCGGGTGAGACGACTTTCACCGTTGACAAGCAAACGGGAGCGCTGACTTCATTGAACTTAGACGGTAAAGATTTATTGGCTTCTCCGCTGACATTGAGCCTTTTCCGACCGGTAACGGATAATGACAACCGGGATAGGAATGGCGCACGTCTGTGGCGTAGTGCAGGATTGGATCATCTGACCCAAAAGGTCGTTTCACTGAAAGAGGACAAGCGTTCGACCACTGCCCGTGTGGAGATTCTAAATGCGAAAGCACAAAAGATTGGAACTGCCGATTTTGTTTATTTGTTGGATAAAAATGGTGCATTGAAAGTATCTACTACCTTCGAACCCGACACGACCATCGTGAAGTCAATGGCACGCTTGGGAGTGACATTCCGGGTGGCGAATGCCTACGATCGGATTTCTTATCTCGGACGTGGAGAGAATGAAACATACATCGACCGCAATCAGTCGGGCAAAATCGGTGTCTATCAAACCACATCGGAACGGATGTTCCATTACTATGTTGCCCCGCAGTCTACAGGTAACCGCACCGATGTACGCTGGGCGAAGTTGGCAAATGCTTCCGGCGAAGGTCTCTTTGTGGAATCAAATCGTGCTTTCCAGTTTAGTGTTATTCCTTTCTCGGATGTATTATTGGAGAAAGCCCGCCATATCAATGAGCTGGAACGTGACGGATTGCTGACTGTACATCTGGATGCCGAACAGGCAGGTGTGGGAACGGCCACTTGTGGTCCCGGAGTATTACCGCAATACCTGGTTCCGTTAAAGAAACAGAGTTTTGAGTTTACCCTTTATCCGGTGAAATAA